A single genomic interval of Halopelagius inordinatus harbors:
- a CDS encoding amidohydrolase family protein, translating into MYRGTGEGRWENEDDVFVIDAHLHFWDASKENIVHEGGEEFIRCFYDYHTGFTPAEREWTLEEYRKYSEDRMLNDLFGNGMVDMGIFQPTHLHEFYDEGFNTVEDNVEFADEHPERFVVNGRFDPREGEAGLRELERQKEKYDINGVKLYTAEWRGDSKGWRLDSDEAFEYLEKCVELGIDNVHPHKGPTIRPLNRDAFDVADVDDAATSFPELNFVVEHVGLPRLDDFCWIAAQEPNVYGGLAVAAPMAQNRPRKFGEIMGELLYWLGEDRILFGSDYALWNPDWLVETVMNAELTEEQRDEYGVELTPNVMRKIMGENAAELYDIDIEAKKEQFADDAITEEYGLETHYEQGGSAVADD; encoded by the coding sequence ATGTACCGAGGAACAGGCGAGGGACGGTGGGAGAACGAAGACGACGTGTTCGTCATAGACGCCCACCTCCACTTTTGGGACGCGAGTAAGGAGAACATCGTCCACGAGGGCGGCGAGGAGTTCATCCGGTGTTTCTACGACTACCACACCGGGTTCACCCCCGCGGAACGCGAGTGGACCTTAGAGGAGTACCGGAAGTACTCCGAAGACAGGATGCTGAACGACCTGTTCGGCAACGGGATGGTGGACATGGGCATCTTCCAACCCACGCATCTCCACGAGTTCTACGACGAGGGGTTCAACACCGTCGAGGACAACGTCGAGTTCGCCGACGAACACCCGGAGCGATTCGTCGTCAACGGTCGGTTCGACCCAAGAGAGGGTGAGGCGGGGCTTCGAGAACTCGAACGGCAAAAAGAGAAGTACGACATAAACGGCGTGAAACTGTACACCGCCGAGTGGCGCGGCGACTCGAAAGGGTGGCGACTCGATAGCGACGAGGCGTTCGAGTATCTCGAAAAGTGCGTCGAACTCGGCATCGACAACGTCCACCCGCACAAGGGGCCGACCATCCGCCCGTTGAACCGCGACGCGTTCGACGTCGCCGACGTCGACGACGCCGCCACCTCGTTTCCCGAACTGAACTTCGTCGTCGAACACGTCGGCCTGCCGCGCCTCGACGACTTCTGTTGGATTGCGGCCCAAGAACCGAACGTCTACGGCGGACTCGCGGTGGCCGCCCCGATGGCGCAGAACCGCCCGCGGAAGTTCGGCGAGATAATGGGCGAACTGCTCTACTGGTTGGGCGAGGACCGAATCCTGTTCGGAAGCGACTACGCTCTCTGGAACCCCGACTGGCTGGTCGAAACGGTGATGAACGCCGAACTGACAGAGGAGCAACGAGACGAGTACGGCGTCGAACTCACCCCGAACGTCATGCGGAAGATAATGGGCGAGAACGCCGCGGAACTGTACGACATCGACATCGAAGCCAAAAAAGAGCAGTTCGCCGACGACGCGATAACCGAAGAGTACGGGCTCGAAACGCACTACGAACAGGGTGGCTCGGCCGTGGCCGACGACTGA
- a CDS encoding metal-sulfur cluster assembly factor — MSVEPTDDSEGPAGRSREHPPDRTAVLSVLDRVMDPELDRSIVELGYVDEVRIESDEDGARVAVEFTLPTAWCSPAFAWMMATDARDGVESMRGVDDCTVRLREHMHQTEVNEGVNGGRSFADAFPDAEGGVADVRATLDSKARVARQYDAVETLLDAGLGHEQVAELTRDDFEPLPTEGRMAVYVRDRSVGLDVPSEPVVRYLRKADEVGLYDDGDETASRGGEDRLFRTPEGDPIPPARAELVHRRARLAKVNMSGQGGVCDALHEARREELADDD; from the coding sequence ATGTCGGTCGAACCCACAGACGACTCCGAGGGACCCGCCGGGCGTTCCAGAGAGCACCCGCCGGACCGAACGGCCGTACTCTCCGTTCTCGACAGGGTGATGGACCCCGAACTCGACCGCTCCATCGTCGAACTCGGCTACGTGGACGAGGTGCGAATCGAGTCCGACGAGGACGGTGCTCGCGTCGCAGTCGAGTTCACGCTTCCGACGGCGTGGTGTTCACCGGCGTTCGCGTGGATGATGGCGACTGACGCCCGCGACGGCGTGGAGTCGATGCGGGGCGTCGACGACTGCACCGTCCGCCTGCGAGAACACATGCACCAGACGGAGGTAAACGAGGGCGTCAACGGCGGGCGGTCCTTCGCCGACGCTTTCCCCGACGCCGAGGGCGGCGTCGCCGACGTGCGCGCGACTCTCGACTCGAAGGCGCGCGTCGCCCGCCAGTACGACGCCGTCGAGACGTTGCTCGACGCCGGACTCGGGCACGAACAGGTGGCGGAACTGACCCGCGACGACTTCGAACCGCTCCCGACGGAAGGGCGGATGGCCGTCTACGTCCGCGACCGGTCGGTCGGACTCGACGTCCCGTCGGAACCGGTCGTCCGATATCTCCGGAAGGCCGACGAAGTCGGACTGTACGACGACGGAGACGAGACGGCGTCTCGCGGCGGAGAGGACAGACTGTTTCGGACGCCCGAGGGCGACCCGATACCGCCCGCCCGGGCCGAACTCGTCCACCGGCGCGCCAGACTGGCCAAGGTCAACATGAGCGGTCAGGGCGGCGTCTGCGACGCGTTGCACGAGGCGCGGCGGGAGGAACTCGCGGACGACGACTGA